A single Aquipuribacter sp. SD81 DNA region contains:
- a CDS encoding ATP-binding cassette domain-containing protein, producing the protein MSGRHAAGPPVAGVPADGASAGGVRGTDGGARSPGDVVVVAGVTHRAGGSTVLDDVSLRVRGGSVVVLAGRSGSGKSTLCHLVAGVTRPSDGTVAVAGRPAQPPPAWSVVTLLPQRLALVEDLTVAENVEWPCRLAGREVPDGLLTGLHLAHLLDRPARSTSLGEQQRTALARALAPRPLVAVLDEPTGHQDDANVDRVVAALREAAAAGCCVLVATHDDRVVAAADRVVRLEGGRVVE; encoded by the coding sequence GTGAGCGGCCGGCACGCGGCCGGCCCGCCCGTCGCCGGCGTGCCCGCCGACGGCGCGTCCGCCGGCGGGGTCCGCGGTACGGACGGGGGCGCGCGCTCCCCAGGGGACGTCGTGGTGGTGGCCGGCGTGACGCACCGCGCGGGCGGCTCGACGGTCCTCGACGACGTGTCGCTGCGGGTGCGCGGCGGCAGCGTCGTCGTGCTCGCCGGCCGCTCGGGCTCCGGCAAGTCGACGCTGTGCCACCTCGTCGCCGGGGTGACGCGGCCCAGCGACGGGACGGTCGCCGTGGCCGGCCGGCCCGCGCAGCCCCCGCCGGCGTGGTCCGTCGTCACCCTCCTGCCGCAGCGGCTCGCGCTCGTCGAGGACCTGACGGTCGCCGAGAACGTCGAGTGGCCGTGCCGGCTCGCCGGCCGCGAGGTGCCCGACGGTCTCCTCACGGGCCTGCACCTTGCGCACCTGCTCGACCGTCCGGCCCGCTCGACGTCGCTCGGGGAGCAGCAGCGCACCGCGCTCGCCCGTGCGCTGGCGCCGCGTCCGCTCGTCGCGGTGCTCGACGAGCCCACGGGCCACCAGGACGACGCGAACGTGGACCGTGTCGTCGCCGCGCTGCGGGAGGCGGCCGCGGCCGGCTGCTGCGTGCTCGTCGCCACCCACGACGACCGGGTGGTCGCCGCAGCCGACCGCGTCGTCCGCCTCGAGGGCGGCCGTGTCGTGGAGTGA
- a CDS encoding ABC transporter ATP-binding protein has translation MASGDGRTAHDRGAGGAAREVEATAPTVRCEAVTRFYRSPAGETHALRGVDAHFDAGTVSCVVGPSGSGKSSLLAVLALREVPDGGQVWLAGARTVPAPRGARRRWRRDLVAWAPQRATEALLPHLSAADHVRHVARVRPGAAGADPVEVLAEVGLADRRRALPARLSGGEQQRLAVALACLGDPPLVVADEPTAELDDDSAALVLARFRRAAAAGSCVVVSTHDARVTTAAERVLLLRHGVLSTDARRGGGAETVIDSTGRLQLPPHALRLFPDGRAVLVVDDAGVRVVPPGPRP, from the coding sequence GTGGCCTCCGGTGACGGGCGCACCGCGCACGACCGGGGCGCCGGCGGCGCGGCGCGCGAGGTGGAGGCGACAGCTCCCACGGTGCGGTGCGAGGCGGTCACCCGCTTCTACCGGTCGCCGGCCGGCGAGACGCACGCGCTGCGCGGCGTCGACGCGCACTTCGACGCGGGCACCGTCAGCTGTGTGGTCGGTCCCTCGGGCAGCGGCAAGTCGAGCCTGCTCGCGGTTCTCGCGCTGCGCGAGGTGCCCGACGGCGGACAGGTCTGGCTGGCCGGGGCGCGGACCGTCCCGGCCCCCCGGGGCGCGCGCCGGCGCTGGCGCCGCGACCTCGTCGCGTGGGCGCCTCAGCGCGCGACGGAGGCCCTGCTGCCGCACCTGAGCGCGGCCGACCACGTCCGCCACGTGGCCCGGGTGCGACCCGGCGCCGCCGGCGCGGACCCGGTCGAGGTGCTCGCCGAGGTCGGGCTCGCCGACCGGCGCCGCGCCCTGCCGGCCCGGCTGTCCGGCGGGGAGCAGCAGCGGCTCGCGGTCGCCCTCGCGTGCCTCGGCGACCCGCCGCTCGTCGTCGCCGACGAGCCGACGGCCGAGCTCGACGACGACTCGGCCGCCCTCGTCCTCGCGCGCTTCCGTCGTGCGGCGGCCGCCGGGTCGTGCGTCGTGGTCTCCACCCACGACGCACGCGTCACCACGGCCGCCGAGCGGGTGCTGCTCCTGCGCCACGGCGTGCTGTCGACCGACGCGCGGCGCGGTGGGGGCGCGGAGACGGTCATCGACTCCACGGGCCGGCTGCAGCTGCCGCCGCACGCGCTGCGGCTGTTCCCCGACGGCCGGGCGGTGCTCGTGGTCGACGACGCAGGGGTCCGCGTCGTGCCGCCGGGGCCGCGGCCGTGA
- a CDS encoding glycosyltransferase, translated as MTVTVLVGPAGRRPLAASARSLADAAALTARLRARDHDVRLASALEPAVLDHCGGTAVGVDVDVYEPAPAGAQRHDGISAAGPIAKRLGDVAQEGSVHAVGWRATAVAATARARTGVPVVAHADQLPSWPGDERLDGSVLGRLGWAALAAADAVIVETDWARAVATSRGVPAGVLRVANPGLAVGPDIDPAVVAEGEPVTVLSLGDPADVASLRPVAEAVLHHPGARLVVGRTTGLDEASAGLVKERLRTLPVVRRLGTRCVVERRPADQLCGEAHVVVDVSSQPGRGLGVLAAMAACRPVVVSATGGADEMVVDRVSGLVVEPRDRTGTRQAVADLLADAFRLEAYGLAGHERVRAAYDPGRFTDVVADVHEALSPAPVDDAVAVTA; from the coding sequence ATGACCGTCACCGTCCTCGTGGGACCCGCCGGACGGCGTCCGCTCGCGGCATCCGCCCGCAGCCTCGCCGACGCGGCTGCCCTCACCGCCCGCCTGCGCGCGCGAGACCACGACGTGCGCCTCGCCTCCGCCCTCGAACCGGCCGTCCTGGACCACTGCGGCGGGACCGCCGTCGGCGTCGACGTCGACGTGTACGAGCCCGCGCCTGCGGGCGCGCAGCGCCACGACGGCATCTCCGCCGCAGGTCCCATCGCCAAGCGGCTCGGCGACGTCGCCCAGGAGGGGAGCGTGCACGCCGTCGGCTGGCGCGCGACCGCCGTGGCCGCGACCGCCCGGGCCCGCACGGGCGTCCCCGTCGTCGCGCACGCGGACCAGCTGCCGTCCTGGCCGGGCGACGAGCGGCTCGACGGCTCGGTCCTCGGCCGCCTCGGGTGGGCCGCGCTCGCCGCGGCCGACGCCGTCATCGTCGAGACCGACTGGGCGCGGGCGGTCGCCACGAGCCGCGGCGTGCCCGCGGGCGTGCTCCGCGTGGCCAACCCCGGTCTCGCCGTCGGCCCGGACATCGACCCGGCCGTCGTCGCGGAGGGCGAGCCCGTCACCGTCCTGTCGCTCGGCGACCCCGCCGACGTCGCCAGCCTGCGGCCCGTCGCGGAGGCCGTCCTGCACCACCCGGGCGCCCGGCTCGTCGTGGGTCGCACGACCGGCCTCGACGAGGCGTCCGCGGGCTTGGTCAAGGAGCGGCTGCGCACCCTGCCCGTCGTGCGACGCCTCGGCACCCGCTGCGTCGTCGAGCGGCGGCCGGCCGACCAGCTCTGCGGCGAGGCGCACGTCGTCGTCGACGTCTCGAGCCAGCCGGGGCGCGGCCTCGGGGTGCTCGCCGCCATGGCGGCGTGCCGTCCGGTCGTCGTGTCCGCCACCGGCGGCGCCGACGAGATGGTCGTCGACCGCGTGAGCGGTCTCGTCGTGGAGCCGCGCGACCGGACCGGGACCCGGCAGGCCGTCGCCGACCTCCTCGCCGACGCCTTCCGCCTCGAGGCGTACGGGCTGGCCGGTCACGAGCGCGTCCGCGCCGCGTACGACCCCGGCCGGTTCACCGACGTGGTCGCCGACGTGCACGAGGCCCTGTCACCCGCGCCGGTCGACGACGCCGTGGCGGTGACCGCGTGA
- a CDS encoding SigB/SigF/SigG family RNA polymerase sigma factor, protein MTARAEERAGARADVEQRTRELFDRIATCDDETEARLLKDEVVLLNLPAARALALRYRDRGVAVDDLVQVASLGLVKAVHGYDSERGSEFMAYAAPTVTGEIKRYFRDTGWAVRPPRRVQELRAAVASVTQRLAGELGRSATVAEVARALEASEEDVLEALVSGNGYTTASLDAPPGDDSSASWADTVSSGEPEQAGVADRVALEQLLARLPARDRHILSLRFFSEKTQSEIGEQIGVTQMQVSRLLSRALARLRTELEHEPEEPGRRPG, encoded by the coding sequence GTGACCGCACGGGCCGAGGAGCGCGCCGGCGCCCGGGCCGACGTCGAGCAGCGCACCCGCGAGCTGTTCGACCGGATAGCGACGTGCGACGACGAGACGGAGGCCCGTCTGCTCAAGGACGAGGTCGTGCTGCTCAACCTGCCTGCGGCGCGCGCACTCGCCCTGCGCTACCGCGACCGGGGCGTGGCGGTCGACGACCTCGTGCAGGTGGCCTCGCTCGGCCTCGTCAAGGCCGTGCACGGCTACGACAGCGAGCGCGGCTCGGAGTTCATGGCCTACGCCGCGCCGACCGTGACGGGCGAGATCAAGCGCTACTTCCGCGACACGGGCTGGGCGGTCCGCCCGCCGCGGCGCGTCCAGGAGCTCCGGGCCGCCGTCGCCTCGGTCACGCAGCGGCTGGCGGGCGAGCTCGGCCGCTCGGCCACCGTCGCGGAGGTCGCACGCGCCCTGGAGGCCAGCGAGGAGGACGTGCTCGAGGCGCTCGTGTCCGGCAACGGGTACACGACGGCCTCGCTGGACGCCCCTCCGGGCGACGACAGCAGCGCGTCGTGGGCCGACACGGTCTCCAGCGGCGAGCCCGAGCAGGCCGGCGTCGCCGACCGGGTGGCTCTCGAGCAGCTGCTCGCGCGGCTGCCCGCCCGCGACCGCCACATCCTGTCGCTCCGCTTCTTCTCGGAGAAGACCCAGTCGGAGATCGGTGAGCAGATCGGCGTCACGCAGATGCAGGTGTCGCGCCTGCTGTCCAGGGCGCTGGCGCGGCTGCGGACCGAGCTCGAGCACGAACCGGAGGAGCCGGGGCGGCGCCCCGGCTGA
- a CDS encoding SDR family oxidoreductase codes for MPARPSPTDHRGPPGGGAGTGGTGRDGTTPSAAGPARGTPRRPLDGDRALVVGGERGLGRHVVAALARAGADVAVAYDLDRPDAHDDAREAEDLVTRSGRAGLLLPADLTDHARCHQLVGDTVEHLGGLDVLVHVVTPEETASGAAVRDVEPAAWRRTWALLVDSLVHTTTAALDPLAGGGRLLTTARPPAGARSGEPLGPRVAAAAVEELSRALAEQLAGTGTRVVCVVPAPGADVDLVAEGYVRLAAPGEGPAPAGPVVVGRPAPS; via the coding sequence GTGCCCGCCCGACCGTCCCCCACCGACCACCGGGGTCCTCCCGGCGGTGGGGCGGGCACGGGAGGCACGGGCCGGGACGGCACGACGCCGTCGGCGGCGGGTCCGGCCCGCGGGACGCCCCGGCGGCCGCTGGACGGTGACCGCGCGCTCGTCGTCGGCGGCGAGCGCGGCCTCGGCCGGCACGTCGTCGCCGCGCTCGCCCGGGCCGGTGCGGACGTGGCCGTGGCCTACGACCTCGACCGCCCCGACGCCCACGACGACGCGCGCGAGGCGGAGGACCTCGTGACGAGGTCCGGGCGCGCGGGACTGCTGCTGCCCGCCGACCTCACCGACCACGCCCGGTGCCACCAGCTCGTCGGCGACACCGTCGAGCACCTCGGCGGCCTCGACGTGCTCGTGCACGTCGTGACGCCGGAGGAGACCGCGTCCGGCGCGGCCGTGCGCGACGTCGAGCCGGCGGCCTGGCGGCGGACGTGGGCGCTCCTCGTGGACTCCCTCGTGCACACCACGACCGCGGCGCTCGACCCGCTCGCGGGTGGCGGGAGGCTGCTGACGACCGCCCGGCCACCGGCCGGCGCCCGGTCCGGGGAGCCGCTGGGGCCGCGTGTGGCCGCGGCCGCGGTCGAGGAGCTCTCGCGCGCCCTCGCCGAGCAGCTCGCCGGCACCGGCACGCGCGTCGTGTGCGTCGTGCCCGCACCCGGCGCCGACGTCGACCTCGTCGCGGAGGGGTACGTCCGGCTCGCCGCGCCGGGCGAGGGGCCCGCGCCGGCCGGACCCGTCGTCGTCGGGCGCCCGGCGCCGTCGTGA
- a CDS encoding CheR family methyltransferase translates to MRSPSSGRPAPPVSEAAVLRDVVAAVRSVTGVDLTGYRAETVLRRTAQHAAAAGGDVRDFAAGLAGDPVRARALLEAVLVQCTGWFRDERTWQVLAEEVLPRLAAGGRPLTAWSAGCGDGREVWSLASLLQVVAPDRWRLVASDLSGTARLAAAAAVYAGGPVVGDTHAATVLGATAERGPGGWRVGAALRSRVTVLRHDVRTPPPDAVGPAGCDVLLCRNVLMYLDDSEQERALDHLLGALRPGGVVVLGEAEVALGHRDVLVPVDLAARVYRLIATPVAG, encoded by the coding sequence GTGCGAAGTCCCTCGAGCGGCCGCCCGGCCCCGCCGGTGTCCGAGGCGGCCGTGCTGCGCGACGTCGTGGCGGCCGTGCGCTCGGTGACCGGGGTCGACCTCACCGGGTACCGGGCGGAGACCGTCCTGCGTCGCACCGCGCAGCACGCGGCGGCCGCCGGTGGCGACGTGCGGGACTTCGCCGCGGGCCTCGCCGGGGACCCGGTCCGGGCGCGCGCGCTGCTGGAGGCGGTCCTCGTGCAGTGCACGGGCTGGTTCCGTGACGAGCGGACGTGGCAGGTCCTCGCCGAGGAGGTCCTCCCGCGCCTCGCGGCCGGCGGCCGCCCGCTGACCGCGTGGTCGGCCGGGTGCGGCGACGGCCGGGAGGTGTGGTCGCTCGCCTCCCTGCTGCAGGTCGTCGCGCCCGATCGGTGGCGGCTGGTGGCGAGCGACCTGTCGGGGACGGCCCGCCTCGCCGCCGCGGCCGCCGTCTACGCCGGCGGACCCGTCGTCGGCGACACGCACGCCGCGACGGTCCTCGGCGCGACCGCGGAGCGCGGGCCGGGCGGCTGGCGGGTGGGCGCGGCCCTGCGGAGCCGGGTCACCGTGCTCCGCCACGACGTGCGCACGCCACCGCCCGACGCGGTCGGCCCGGCCGGCTGCGACGTGCTGCTGTGCCGGAACGTGCTCATGTACCTCGACGACAGCGAGCAGGAGCGGGCCCTGGACCACCTGCTCGGGGCGCTGCGCCCGGGCGGGGTCGTCGTGCTCGGCGAGGCCGAGGTCGCGCTCGGCCACCGCGACGTGCTCGTACCGGTCGACCTCGCCGCGCGGGTCTACCGGCTCATCGCGACGCCGGTGGCCGGCTGA
- a CDS encoding ANTAR domain-containing protein, which translates to MVTARSSEPGERSGSSTAAELLAGVEEQRRRVQGLTGEGSDTADLGGVLDEIDVAHEELRVAEQELRAQQSRIDELLAERDSPGGWRRALLNGLPVPVLVTDPDGVLVDLNGAARSLVGRRRDEVLERPLTELVAEDDRRLVAGTVERVRGRGATQRVTLRLPDADGRSTTVDLVAASDPEDGAVTWVGGRGEANPADRDDVRTAEAFAEMCRLPLQVDNDTRRLLARAALLVEQAMPACDGVSITLGPPEQPQEQATDNAFAQAVDGAQLQAGDGPCLQAYRTGRAQETDDLREDARWPRLAELAADVGVASVLGLPLRTERHSLGVLNVYGRDVDAFGPRDRRVADLLVAAVLAVVQETRDRAELTTLSAQLREALASRAVIEQAKGVLMSRGGCSADEAFAQLVTTSRRSNVKVRDVARLLVEEVSRPPASR; encoded by the coding sequence GTGGTGACGGCGAGGTCCTCGGAGCCGGGAGAGCGCTCCGGCAGCTCGACCGCGGCCGAGCTGCTCGCGGGCGTGGAGGAGCAGCGCCGGCGGGTGCAGGGGCTCACCGGCGAAGGCTCGGACACCGCCGACCTCGGAGGCGTCCTCGACGAGATCGACGTCGCCCACGAGGAGCTCCGGGTCGCCGAGCAGGAGCTGCGTGCGCAGCAGAGCCGCATCGACGAGCTGCTCGCGGAGCGCGACAGCCCCGGCGGCTGGCGGCGCGCGCTGCTCAACGGGCTGCCCGTCCCCGTCCTCGTCACGGACCCCGACGGGGTGCTCGTCGACCTCAACGGCGCGGCCCGGTCGCTGGTCGGCCGGCGGCGCGACGAGGTGCTCGAGCGGCCGCTCACCGAGCTCGTCGCCGAGGACGACCGGCGCCTCGTCGCGGGCACCGTCGAGCGGGTGCGCGGACGGGGGGCGACGCAGCGGGTCACCCTGCGGCTGCCCGACGCGGACGGCCGCTCCACGACGGTGGACCTCGTGGCGGCCAGCGACCCCGAGGACGGCGCCGTCACGTGGGTCGGCGGACGCGGCGAGGCGAACCCGGCGGACCGCGACGACGTGCGCACCGCGGAGGCGTTCGCCGAGATGTGCCGGCTGCCGCTGCAGGTCGACAACGACACGCGCCGCCTCCTGGCCCGCGCCGCCCTGCTCGTGGAGCAGGCCATGCCCGCCTGCGACGGCGTGAGCATCACGCTCGGCCCGCCCGAGCAGCCGCAGGAGCAGGCCACCGACAACGCCTTCGCCCAGGCCGTCGACGGCGCGCAGCTGCAGGCCGGCGACGGCCCGTGCCTGCAGGCGTACCGCACCGGCCGCGCGCAGGAGACCGACGACCTCCGTGAGGACGCCCGGTGGCCGCGCCTCGCGGAGCTGGCCGCCGACGTCGGGGTGGCGTCGGTCCTCGGCCTGCCCCTGCGCACCGAACGGCACTCGCTGGGCGTGCTCAACGTCTACGGCCGCGACGTCGACGCGTTCGGCCCGCGCGACCGCCGGGTGGCCGACCTGCTCGTCGCCGCGGTGCTCGCCGTCGTGCAGGAGACGCGCGACCGCGCCGAGCTCACGACGCTCAGCGCGCAGCTGCGCGAGGCGCTCGCCTCTCGCGCGGTCATCGAGCAGGCCAAGGGCGTCCTCATGAGCCGCGGCGGGTGCAGCGCCGACGAGGCCTTCGCCCAGCTCGTCACCACGAGCCGGCGCAGCAACGTGAAGGTGCGTGACGTCGCGCGGCTGCTCGTGGAGGAGGTCAGCCGGCCACCGGCGTCGCGATGA
- a CDS encoding DUF6328 family protein, with protein MSQPHPPAHAAPRQDGDDPGPAPGRDEDEFERLDRNYNELLQELRVTQTGTQILFAFLLTIAFTREFQERDEFTHAVYAVTLVACAVATSLLIAPVALHRTVFRRGLKEDIVSWTNRAAIAGVYVLMLAVVGALVIALDVVMSRGLALGVAGAVTVVTVGLWVVLPVTLRVRGR; from the coding sequence GTGAGCCAGCCGCACCCGCCGGCGCACGCCGCGCCGCGCCAGGACGGGGACGACCCGGGCCCGGCACCGGGTCGCGACGAGGACGAGTTCGAGCGGCTCGACCGCAACTACAACGAGCTGCTGCAGGAGCTGCGCGTCACGCAGACGGGCACGCAGATCCTCTTCGCCTTCCTCCTCACGATCGCCTTCACCCGCGAGTTCCAGGAGCGGGACGAGTTCACGCACGCCGTCTACGCGGTGACGCTCGTGGCGTGCGCGGTCGCCACGTCGCTCCTCATCGCGCCGGTGGCGCTGCACCGGACGGTGTTCCGCCGCGGGCTCAAGGAGGACATCGTCAGCTGGACGAACCGGGCTGCCATCGCGGGCGTGTACGTGCTCATGCTCGCGGTGGTCGGCGCCCTCGTCATCGCCCTCGACGTCGTCATGTCCCGCGGGCTCGCGCTGGGGGTGGCAGGCGCCGTCACCGTCGTGACGGTAGGGCTGTGGGTCGTGCTGCCGGTGACGCTGCGCGTCCGCGGCCGCTGA
- a CDS encoding amidohydrolase, protein MTDALAVRGERVVALGPQAAALARQADEVVDLAGDALLPAFGDGHAHPLFAGLQALGPPVSSCTSVEAVVAAVAGWVAEHPGDGWVVGGRYDPTLAPGGDFDARWLDAAVPDRPVVLDASDHHTMWVNTEALRRAGIDAGTPDPPVGRVVRRDDGSPLGTLREWDACDLVRAHVPAWTRAQQVGALAAATTTLAAAGVTWVTDAWVELDALPAWLAAAREDRLAARVELAFRLDPARWRAQLPDVRETVAQVRALGHARLSARSVKLFVDGVLEGGTATLLEPYLPLPGAAAGHDPCPHPAPEDHGMPVWRAGELHAAVAAVVEGGLRPHLHAIGDAAVRLGLDALAALDSPRGRLRELRAVLAHCQLVDPADLPRFAELGVVANCEPLWAAWDPVQAELTAPRLGPERTRRQYPLATLVRSGAPVSFGSDWPVTSHVPLEGVQVAVTRVPPGGDGAAWLPHERLTVEEALHAYTVGSAHQAFADDRGVLRPGAVADLVRLSADPVEVAADHPGRLREVEVRATWCAGERTWAAPDA, encoded by the coding sequence GTGACCGACGCCCTCGCCGTCCGCGGCGAGCGGGTCGTCGCGCTCGGGCCGCAGGCGGCCGCGCTCGCGAGGCAGGCCGACGAGGTCGTCGACCTGGCCGGGGACGCGCTGCTCCCGGCCTTCGGCGACGGGCACGCGCACCCGCTGTTCGCCGGGCTGCAGGCCCTCGGGCCGCCGGTGTCGTCGTGCACGTCGGTCGAGGCGGTCGTCGCGGCCGTCGCGGGCTGGGTCGCCGAGCACCCAGGTGACGGGTGGGTCGTGGGCGGTCGCTACGACCCCACCCTCGCCCCGGGAGGCGACTTCGACGCGCGCTGGCTCGACGCGGCCGTCCCGGACCGCCCGGTGGTGCTCGACGCGTCGGACCACCACACGATGTGGGTGAACACCGAGGCGCTGCGTCGCGCCGGGATCGACGCCGGCACCCCGGACCCGCCCGTCGGGCGGGTCGTGCGGCGAGACGACGGCAGCCCCCTCGGCACGCTGCGCGAGTGGGACGCGTGCGACCTCGTGCGGGCGCACGTGCCGGCGTGGACGCGCGCGCAGCAGGTCGGCGCGCTCGCGGCCGCCACCACGACGCTCGCCGCCGCCGGCGTCACGTGGGTGACCGACGCGTGGGTCGAGCTGGACGCCCTGCCCGCGTGGCTGGCCGCCGCACGCGAGGACCGCCTCGCGGCCAGGGTCGAGCTCGCGTTCCGGCTCGACCCCGCGCGCTGGCGCGCGCAGCTCCCGGACGTGCGGGAGACGGTCGCGCAGGTGCGGGCGCTCGGGCACGCCCGGCTCTCCGCGCGCTCGGTCAAGCTGTTCGTCGACGGCGTGCTCGAGGGCGGCACCGCGACGCTGCTCGAGCCCTACCTGCCGCTGCCAGGCGCCGCGGCCGGCCACGACCCGTGCCCGCACCCGGCGCCGGAGGACCACGGCATGCCGGTGTGGCGCGCCGGCGAGCTCCACGCCGCCGTCGCCGCCGTGGTCGAGGGCGGCCTCCGCCCGCACCTGCACGCCATCGGCGACGCCGCCGTCCGCCTCGGTCTCGACGCGCTGGCCGCCCTCGACAGCCCGCGCGGGCGGCTGAGGGAGCTGCGCGCGGTGCTCGCGCACTGCCAGCTCGTCGACCCGGCCGACCTGCCGCGCTTCGCCGAGCTCGGCGTCGTCGCGAACTGCGAGCCGCTGTGGGCGGCGTGGGACCCGGTCCAGGCGGAGCTCACCGCGCCCCGGCTCGGGCCCGAGCGGACCCGCCGGCAGTACCCGCTCGCGACGCTCGTCCGCTCCGGCGCGCCGGTGTCGTTCGGCTCGGACTGGCCGGTGACGAGCCACGTCCCGCTCGAGGGCGTCCAGGTCGCCGTCACCCGCGTGCCGCCCGGCGGGGACGGCGCGGCGTGGCTGCCGCACGAGCGGCTCACGGTCGAGGAGGCGCTGCACGCGTACACGGTCGGCAGCGCCCACCAGGCGTTCGCCGACGACCGGGGTGTCCTCCGTCCCGGGGCGGTCGCCGACCTCGTCCGGCTGTCCGCGGACCCCGTCGAGGTGGCCGCGGACCACCCCGGCCGGCTGCGCGAGGTCGAGGTGCGGGCGACCTGGTGCGCGGGGGAGCGGACGTGGGCTGCGCCCGACGCGTAG
- a CDS encoding FAD-dependent oxidoreductase produces MSGDETTTGTGDQGGTQGREPGRATGATRTTRATRRVWGEVRVPVPAGTDPAAPLPGSAPVVVVGAGITGLTTAVLLRRAGLDVVVLEARTVGAGTTGGTTGKVTLLQGSRVQDVRSRHGEDGGARYVAENARALAWVRDEVARGEALGDVRDNITYSTRPGGRRTLEREAEALAAAGVDVTWRDDTGLPYPTTGAICLPGQLQIDPVRYLEHLLAEAAGETSGPTAGLSGSGSVRVVEGARVTAVHTGSPVQLEGVRDGAPFRMAAERLVVATLLPFLDRTGLWARSEPHRSWCVSVRLAGPAPTAMYLDVDSPTRSLRTATADDELLVGGEGHVTGRGGATSPRLAELDRWARRHFDVTEVTGAWAAQDYTTADRLPWVGPLVPGSHRVLGAGGFAKWGMTGGTAAALQLAEGVLAARSGGSAQWPWHPWRTDAVTQAVGAAKMGAGVGVRLATGWARAVATGPSDTPPAEGGGEVRQGGTRLPCGISTVDGVTRERSAVCTHLGGVVAWNDAERTWDCPLHGSRFAPDGQVLDGPAVKDLPPCPGTDDTPEPPTR; encoded by the coding sequence ATGAGCGGGGACGAGACGACGACCGGCACCGGCGACCAGGGCGGCACGCAGGGGCGCGAGCCCGGCCGGGCGACAGGGGCGACACGGACGACACGGGCGACACGACGGGTGTGGGGCGAGGTCCGGGTGCCGGTGCCGGCCGGGACCGACCCCGCGGCGCCGTTGCCGGGCTCGGCCCCCGTCGTCGTGGTCGGCGCCGGCATCACGGGGCTCACGACCGCGGTCCTGCTGCGGCGCGCGGGCCTCGACGTGGTCGTGCTCGAGGCGAGGACGGTCGGCGCCGGCACGACCGGCGGCACGACCGGCAAGGTGACGCTGCTGCAGGGCAGCCGCGTGCAGGACGTGCGCTCGCGCCACGGCGAGGACGGCGGCGCCCGCTACGTCGCCGAGAACGCCCGCGCCCTCGCGTGGGTGCGCGACGAGGTCGCGCGCGGCGAGGCGCTCGGCGACGTGCGCGACAACATCACGTACTCGACCCGGCCCGGCGGCCGGCGCACGCTCGAGCGCGAGGCCGAGGCCCTCGCCGCAGCGGGCGTCGACGTCACCTGGCGCGACGACACGGGCCTGCCGTACCCGACGACAGGCGCGATCTGCCTGCCCGGGCAGCTGCAGATCGACCCGGTGCGCTACCTCGAGCACCTGCTCGCCGAGGCCGCGGGCGAGACGTCCGGCCCCACCGCGGGGCTCAGCGGCAGCGGCAGCGTGCGGGTCGTCGAGGGGGCGCGGGTGACGGCCGTGCACACCGGCAGCCCCGTGCAGCTGGAGGGGGTGCGGGACGGGGCCCCGTTCCGCATGGCGGCCGAGCGGCTCGTCGTGGCGACCCTGCTGCCGTTCCTGGACCGCACCGGGCTCTGGGCCCGCTCCGAGCCGCACCGCTCGTGGTGCGTGTCCGTCCGGCTCGCGGGCCCGGCGCCCACCGCGATGTACCTCGACGTGGACAGCCCCACCCGGTCGCTGCGCACCGCCACCGCCGACGACGAGCTCCTCGTCGGCGGGGAGGGGCACGTGACCGGCCGCGGCGGCGCGACGTCGCCGCGGCTGGCCGAGCTCGACCGCTGGGCGCGCCGGCACTTCGACGTCACCGAGGTGACGGGCGCGTGGGCGGCGCAGGACTACACGACCGCCGACCGGCTGCCGTGGGTCGGCCCGCTCGTGCCCGGCTCCCACCGCGTGCTCGGCGCGGGCGGCTTCGCCAAGTGGGGCATGACCGGCGGGACGGCCGCGGCCCTGCAGCTGGCCGAGGGCGTGCTCGCCGCGCGCTCCGGCGGCTCGGCGCAGTGGCCGTGGCACCCGTGGCGCACCGACGCCGTCACCCAGGCCGTCGGGGCCGCGAAGATGGGCGCGGGCGTCGGCGTGCGGCTGGCGACGGGCTGGGCTCGCGCCGTGGCGACCGGGCCCTCCGACACCCCGCCCGCCGAGGGCGGGGGCGAGGTGCGGCAGGGCGGCACGCGGCTGCCCTGCGGGATCAGCACCGTCGACGGCGTCACCCGCGAGCGCTCGGCGGTGTGCACCCACCTCGGTGGCGTCGTCGCGTGGAACGACGCCGAGCGCACGTGGGACTGCCCGCTGCACGGCTCCCGCTTCGCCCCCGACGGCCAGGTCCTCGACGGCCCGGCCGTCAAGGACCTGCCCCCCTGCCCCGGGACCGACGACACCCCCGAGCCGCCCACCCGCTGA